From a region of the Streptomyces venezuelae genome:
- a CDS encoding Cof-type HAD-IIB family hydrolase, whose protein sequence is MGEDGAVTSAPQCPDGPTPTPRLIATDLDGTLLRDDKSVSPRTVAALAAAEQAGIEVFFVTGRPARWMDVVSDHVHGHGLAICANGAAVVDLHAGQEFVQVRALPRVAALAVVEALRAAAPGTSFAVELTTGINYEPAYPPFFQDPGARVATAEKLLHEDTDESSAPVLKLLAHHGELAPDEFLALARSAAGGYASITRSSPTALLEVSGPGVSKASTLALCCAERGISPAEVVAFGDMPNDVEMLSWAGTSYAMGNAHPDVLAAASGRTVANNEDGVALVIERILAERTAQQQS, encoded by the coding sequence ATGGGCGAAGATGGAGCCGTGACCTCGGCTCCCCAGTGCCCGGACGGGCCAACCCCCACGCCCCGGCTGATCGCCACCGACCTCGACGGCACCCTGCTGCGCGACGACAAGTCCGTCTCGCCGCGTACGGTCGCCGCGCTCGCCGCCGCCGAGCAGGCCGGGATCGAGGTCTTCTTCGTCACCGGCCGCCCGGCCCGCTGGATGGATGTGGTCAGCGACCACGTCCACGGCCACGGCCTGGCCATCTGCGCCAACGGCGCGGCCGTGGTCGACCTGCACGCCGGACAAGAGTTCGTCCAGGTCAGGGCCCTTCCGCGGGTGGCCGCGCTCGCCGTGGTCGAGGCCCTGCGGGCTGCGGCACCCGGCACCTCCTTCGCGGTCGAGCTGACCACCGGAATCAACTACGAGCCGGCGTACCCGCCCTTCTTCCAGGACCCGGGCGCCCGGGTCGCCACCGCCGAAAAACTGCTGCACGAGGACACGGATGAAAGCTCCGCGCCCGTACTGAAGCTGTTGGCGCACCACGGCGAGCTGGCCCCGGACGAGTTCCTGGCGCTGGCTCGATCCGCCGCCGGCGGGTACGCGTCGATCACCCGGTCCAGTCCGACCGCCCTCCTGGAGGTCAGCGGGCCGGGTGTGTCCAAGGCGAGCACCCTGGCGCTGTGCTGCGCCGAGCGGGGCATTTCCCCCGCCGAGGTCGTCGCCTTCGGGGACATGCCGAACGACGTGGAGATGCTCAGCTGGGCGGGCACCTCGTACGCCATGGGCAACGCGCACCCGGATGTGCTCGCGGCCGCGTCCGGCCGTACGGTCGCCAACAACGAGGACGGGGTGGCCCTCGTCATCGAGCGCATCCTGGCCGAACGGACCGCACAGCAGCAGTCCTAG
- a CDS encoding SDR family oxidoreductase yields the protein MSDMGGAGAVGLAGARERRVSTGGVELCVVELGEPGRPTVLLVHGYPDSKEVWSEVAERLAARFHVVLYDVRGHGRSTAPQPLRGGFTLEKLTDDFLAVADAVSPDRPVHLVGHDWGSVQGWEFATVARTEGRIASFTSMSGPSLDHFGHWIKKRMTRPTPRAAAQLLGQSAKSWYVYMLHTPVLPELAWRGPLGKRWPAMLQRIEKVPAGSYPTASLPSDAAHGAWLYRDNVRPRLRRPRPDAYAHVPVQLITPTGDAFLSERLYDGLERWAPDLLRRTLPAKHWVPRTRPDQLAAWITEFVTDREEPATRAPDQKAPGRYADRFAGQLVLVTGAASGIGRATAFAFAEAGARVVAVDRDAEGAARTADMARLVGAAEAWAECVDVSDEQAMEKLAAKVAAEYGIVDVLVNNAGIGLSGAFLDTTADDWKKVLDVNLWGVIHGCRIFGKQMAERGQGGHIVNTASAAAYLPSRTLPAYSTSKAAVLMLSECLRAELASKSIGVSAICPGIVNTNITATSRFAGVDEAEEKRRQERSSRLYGLRNFPPEKVADAILRAVVRNEAVVPVTPESKGALWMSRFAPRALRRIARLEPKL from the coding sequence ATGAGCGACATGGGTGGAGCGGGAGCGGTGGGTCTGGCGGGTGCGCGCGAGCGCCGGGTGAGCACCGGTGGGGTCGAGCTGTGCGTCGTCGAGCTCGGCGAGCCGGGCCGGCCGACGGTGCTGCTGGTGCACGGCTACCCGGACAGCAAGGAGGTCTGGTCGGAGGTCGCCGAGCGGCTCGCGGCGCGCTTCCACGTGGTGCTGTACGACGTACGCGGCCATGGGCGCTCCACCGCGCCGCAGCCGCTGCGCGGCGGCTTCACCCTGGAAAAGCTGACCGACGACTTCCTGGCGGTGGCGGACGCGGTCAGCCCGGACCGGCCCGTGCACCTGGTCGGCCACGACTGGGGCTCCGTGCAGGGCTGGGAGTTCGCCACGGTCGCCCGCACCGAGGGCAGGATCGCCTCCTTCACCTCGATGTCGGGACCCTCCCTCGACCACTTCGGGCACTGGATCAAGAAGCGCATGACGCGGCCCACCCCGCGGGCGGCGGCGCAACTGCTCGGCCAGAGCGCCAAGTCCTGGTACGTCTACATGCTGCACACCCCCGTGCTGCCGGAACTCGCCTGGCGCGGACCGCTCGGCAAGCGCTGGCCCGCGATGCTCCAGCGCATCGAGAAGGTTCCGGCAGGCTCCTACCCGACGGCCTCACTGCCTTCGGACGCGGCACACGGAGCCTGGCTCTACCGCGACAACGTGCGGCCACGGCTGCGCCGACCGCGCCCCGACGCGTACGCCCACGTACCGGTGCAGCTGATCACCCCAACCGGGGACGCCTTCCTGTCCGAGCGGCTCTACGACGGTCTGGAGCGGTGGGCTCCCGACCTGCTGCGGCGGACCCTGCCCGCCAAGCACTGGGTGCCCCGGACCCGGCCCGACCAGCTGGCCGCCTGGATCACCGAATTCGTCACCGACCGGGAGGAGCCCGCCACGCGGGCACCGGACCAGAAGGCCCCGGGCCGGTACGCCGACCGCTTCGCGGGCCAGCTGGTCCTGGTGACCGGCGCGGCCAGCGGCATCGGCCGGGCCACCGCCTTCGCATTCGCCGAGGCAGGGGCCCGGGTGGTCGCCGTCGACCGCGACGCGGAAGGCGCCGCGCGCACGGCCGACATGGCACGCCTCGTCGGTGCTGCCGAGGCCTGGGCCGAGTGCGTGGACGTCAGCGACGAGCAGGCGATGGAGAAGCTCGCGGCGAAGGTCGCCGCCGAGTACGGAATCGTCGACGTCCTGGTCAACAATGCCGGCATCGGCCTGTCCGGCGCCTTCCTCGACACCACCGCCGATGACTGGAAGAAGGTCCTGGACGTCAATCTCTGGGGTGTCATCCACGGCTGCCGGATCTTCGGGAAGCAGATGGCCGAGCGCGGGCAGGGCGGGCACATCGTCAACACCGCCTCCGCCGCGGCCTACCTGCCGTCCAGGACCCTGCCCGCCTACAGCACGTCGAAGGCCGCCGTGCTGATGCTGTCCGAGTGCCTGCGCGCGGAGCTGGCCTCGAAGTCGATAGGCGTCTCCGCGATCTGCCCGGGCATCGTCAACACGAACATCACCGCCACCTCGCGCTTCGCCGGAGTGGACGAAGCCGAGGAGAAGCGGCGCCAGGAACGCTCCTCACGGCTGTACGGGCTGCGCAACTTCCCTCCGGAGAAGGTCGCCGACGCGATCCTGCGGGCCGTGGTGCGCAACGAGGCCGTCGTACCCGTGACTCCGGAGTCCAAGGGCGCCCTGTGGATGTCCCGCTTCGCCCCGCGCGCCCTGCGGCGCATCGCGAGGCTGGAGCCGAAGCTCTGA
- a CDS encoding aquaporin produces MTAQPSPSLSRRAAAELVGTAGLLVVVIGSGLKAAELSRDTGVALIANSFASAIGLGLIITIFGPLSGAHLNPVVTLTSWWSRRTGGEGLGGREALVYTVAQSAGAVGGALVAEVMFGRTPGTFATQVRDSGHLLIGEVVATAGLVLLIQGLGRIGRSGLVPVAVAAYIAAAIWFTSSGSFANPAGTIGRSFSDSFTGIAPQSLPGFVGAQLAGGIIGLALAALLYGTGTVTRTGAGLGVRSKSLFGRGAKPAPVDGVSAAKAAYETIG; encoded by the coding sequence ATGACAGCCCAACCCTCACCCTCACTGTCACGCCGCGCCGCTGCTGAACTGGTCGGCACCGCCGGCCTGCTCGTCGTCGTGATCGGCTCCGGGCTCAAAGCCGCCGAGCTCAGCCGCGACACCGGTGTCGCCCTCATCGCCAACTCGTTCGCCTCGGCCATCGGCCTCGGCCTGATCATCACGATCTTCGGGCCGCTGTCCGGCGCCCACCTCAATCCGGTGGTCACCCTCACCTCCTGGTGGTCCCGGCGGACCGGCGGCGAAGGCCTGGGCGGCCGCGAGGCGCTCGTCTACACCGTGGCCCAGAGCGCGGGAGCCGTCGGCGGCGCCCTCGTCGCTGAAGTCATGTTCGGCCGGACCCCGGGCACCTTCGCCACCCAGGTGCGCGACAGCGGTCACCTGCTCATCGGCGAGGTGGTCGCCACCGCCGGTCTCGTCCTCCTGATCCAGGGCCTCGGGCGGATCGGCCGCTCCGGGCTCGTCCCGGTGGCGGTCGCCGCCTACATCGCGGCCGCGATCTGGTTCACCTCCTCCGGTTCCTTCGCCAATCCGGCGGGCACCATCGGGCGCAGCTTCAGCGACTCCTTCACCGGCATAGCCCCCCAGTCGCTGCCCGGATTCGTCGGCGCCCAGCTGGCCGGCGGGATCATCGGCCTGGCCCTGGCGGCCTTGCTGTACGGAACGGGAACCGTAACGAGGACCGGGGCGGGGCTGGGGGTCAGGTCCAAGTCCCTGTTCGGACGGGGTGCGAAGCCGGCGCCGGTGGACGGAGTGAGCGCAGCCAAGGCGGCGTACGAGACCATCGGGTGA
- a CDS encoding LLM class flavin-dependent oxidoreductase produces the protein MSLRLSTVILPVRRWHEGGRDQWLRAEQLGFHAAYTYDHLSWRTFRDGPWFGAVPTLTAAAGVTERLRLGTLVTSPNFRHPVTLAKDLMSLDDISGGRITLGIGAGGNGFDATALGQEAWSPRERADRFAEFVPLLDRLLTEGSVSHEGTFYSAEEARNIPGCVQRPRLPFAVAGIGPRGMRLAARHGQAWVTTGDPKLFEEGTPEQSREALRGQLERLGAAFLEIGRDLEPVEKILLTGFTPEANTVLQSVDAFVDFAGRHRDLGFTELVIHAPIPDSDFAVDESVFEKIATEAVAQLGS, from the coding sequence ATGAGTCTGCGTCTGAGCACGGTGATCCTTCCGGTACGTCGATGGCACGAGGGAGGGCGCGATCAGTGGCTCCGGGCCGAGCAGCTCGGGTTCCACGCCGCCTACACCTACGACCACCTGTCCTGGCGGACCTTCCGCGACGGCCCGTGGTTCGGTGCGGTGCCCACCCTGACGGCAGCGGCCGGCGTGACCGAGCGGCTGCGCCTGGGCACGCTCGTGACCTCGCCGAACTTCCGTCACCCGGTGACCCTCGCCAAGGACCTGATGAGCCTGGACGACATCTCCGGCGGGCGGATCACCCTCGGTATCGGTGCAGGCGGCAACGGCTTCGACGCGACCGCGCTGGGCCAGGAGGCCTGGTCCCCGCGTGAGCGCGCCGACCGCTTCGCCGAGTTCGTGCCGCTGCTGGACCGGTTGCTGACCGAGGGCTCGGTGAGCCACGAGGGGACCTTCTACTCCGCCGAGGAGGCCCGCAACATCCCCGGCTGCGTGCAGCGGCCCCGGCTGCCGTTCGCGGTCGCCGGGATCGGGCCGCGGGGCATGCGGCTCGCCGCCCGGCACGGCCAGGCCTGGGTGACCACGGGCGACCCGAAGCTCTTCGAGGAGGGCACACCCGAGCAGTCGCGGGAGGCCCTGCGCGGGCAGCTCGAACGGCTCGGCGCGGCCTTCCTGGAGATCGGGCGGGACCTGGAGCCCGTGGAGAAGATCCTCCTGACCGGCTTCACGCCGGAGGCCAACACCGTGCTGCAATCCGTGGACGCGTTCGTCGACTTCGCCGGCCGGCACCGCGATCTGGGGTTCACCGAGCTGGTGATCCATGCTCCGATCCCGGACTCCGACTTCGCCGTCGACGAGTCCGTGTTCGAGAAGATCGCCACCGAGGCCGTGGCCCAGCTCGGCAGCTGA
- a CDS encoding tetratricopeptide repeat protein, translating into MTTPTREEIVRGLAENRESPNGAARNAHAEALAGAAETSGDRALFREALDNLINAYLYSSESSRMLVPFARLLQEYDKDPGAFSHWDAHSLFWQFKWVATAISDSPGIPLESATGWLDEMERRYRIAGYSERPVREAELWLADAIGEDERAERAFRRWLAAERDDMSDCRACELNGQGQYAVLHGDDAKALELWKPVLDGDLTCAEEPHRLLATSLLPLLRLGRADEARSHHLRGYRMARGNESLLPSVGKHIEFCALTGNEPRGLEILAEHAAHVAPLANLDDRLAFHAGILVLLRRLRELGHGRTRAVPYGGSPRTVDELYEVLYAGCLDIARQFDARNGTTRVSDRFLAQVGREPLLTELPLGVRSAALPQTGSAPAPTPPTPPGSGADLPAAAFTELVERARRARDLGHPGADALWAEVAVRVDALPETDPLVRADLAAQQALAAGRSGAAEAPQLLSRVRDDYRALGVAERAALAELRLAGVAAQSGAAPTEVRALLRVALRSAEALDAAEPLRVRRIALAELSAIRMESYLRSVESSDADGHHDHHGELAAELTDFVAAHEGTVADLVAEAEEMLGRVALAQGEPERAVPLLAASAARAALAGRPWQAVDALVLRAGVLMTLERPEEAEAAARSALEHAAEVTDAEAQGVVRLTLADILLRRGDAAAESAGHALAAAHWFDQAGLTADGGAHARLLLARAYAGDGRSAEAAEVLQSALADLLEHGDQQAVSVREFLGDLLRRLNEPRPAAEQYLLAAEVAEGWEDPRPQAELAHSAADTLNDAGLAVEAAAAYERALELHRLTGEVAVAEVRILRSLAWLGLREEVTAPAVSGARKRLEEAADVLEAALAADPAAPELRSELAQTWHQLAQVLDRHVNANEQSYEITDEDEENDTGDGRDGGDEVQDLAGPEAEPAAGLSPAEVDGLRLEEIELWDRAARVYAELGPDHLRDRFQCLNNAAWTEQERGDAEAGAARVTALIDEARELPQDTVPDWLLPSAERLLAQLTDSL; encoded by the coding sequence GTGACGACACCGACGCGCGAGGAGATCGTGCGGGGTCTGGCGGAGAACCGCGAGTCGCCGAACGGTGCCGCACGCAACGCGCACGCGGAGGCGCTGGCCGGTGCCGCGGAAACGAGCGGTGACCGGGCCCTGTTCCGCGAGGCCCTGGACAACCTGATCAACGCCTACCTGTACAGCTCCGAGTCGTCCAGGATGCTGGTCCCCTTCGCCCGGCTGCTCCAGGAGTACGACAAGGACCCGGGCGCCTTCTCCCACTGGGACGCGCATTCACTGTTCTGGCAGTTCAAGTGGGTGGCCACGGCCATCTCCGACTCTCCCGGGATTCCCCTGGAGTCGGCCACCGGCTGGCTGGACGAGATGGAGCGCCGCTACCGGATCGCCGGCTACAGCGAGCGGCCCGTTCGCGAGGCAGAGCTGTGGCTCGCCGACGCGATCGGCGAGGACGAGCGTGCCGAGCGGGCCTTTCGGCGCTGGCTGGCCGCCGAGCGCGACGACATGAGCGACTGCCGGGCGTGCGAACTCAACGGTCAGGGCCAGTACGCCGTCCTGCACGGCGACGACGCCAAGGCCCTGGAGCTGTGGAAGCCCGTCCTCGACGGTGATCTGACCTGCGCCGAGGAGCCCCACCGGCTGCTCGCCACCTCGCTGCTGCCGCTGCTGCGGCTCGGCCGCGCCGACGAGGCGCGCTCCCACCACCTGCGCGGCTACCGCATGGCCCGCGGCAACGAGAGCCTGTTGCCTTCGGTCGGCAAGCACATCGAGTTCTGCGCACTCACCGGCAACGAACCGCGCGGCCTGGAGATCCTGGCCGAACACGCCGCCCATGTGGCTCCACTCGCCAACCTCGACGACCGGCTGGCCTTCCACGCCGGCATCCTCGTGCTGCTGCGCCGCCTGCGGGAACTGGGACACGGCCGGACCCGGGCCGTGCCCTACGGAGGAAGTCCGCGGACCGTCGACGAGCTGTACGAGGTGCTGTACGCGGGCTGCCTGGACATCGCCCGGCAGTTCGACGCGCGCAACGGCACGACCCGGGTGTCGGACCGCTTCCTGGCACAGGTGGGCCGGGAGCCGCTGCTGACCGAGCTGCCCCTGGGGGTGCGCAGTGCGGCGCTGCCGCAGACCGGCTCCGCTCCCGCTCCCACTCCTCCCACTCCTCCCGGGAGCGGCGCGGACCTGCCTGCTGCCGCCTTCACCGAGCTGGTGGAGCGGGCCCGCCGCGCCCGGGACCTGGGCCATCCGGGTGCGGACGCACTGTGGGCCGAGGTCGCGGTACGGGTGGACGCGCTGCCGGAGACCGACCCGCTCGTCCGCGCCGACCTCGCGGCCCAGCAGGCCCTGGCCGCGGGGAGGAGCGGGGCTGCGGAGGCGCCGCAGCTGCTGAGCCGGGTCCGGGACGACTACCGGGCGCTCGGCGTGGCCGAACGCGCGGCGCTCGCGGAGCTGCGGCTGGCCGGTGTGGCAGCACAGTCCGGAGCCGCGCCGACGGAGGTCCGGGCGCTGCTGCGCGTCGCCCTGCGGTCCGCCGAGGCACTGGACGCCGCCGAGCCACTGCGGGTCCGGCGTATCGCACTCGCGGAACTGTCCGCGATCCGTATGGAGTCGTACCTGCGCTCGGTGGAAAGCTCCGACGCCGACGGCCACCACGACCACCACGGGGAGCTGGCCGCCGAGCTGACCGACTTCGTCGCCGCCCATGAGGGCACCGTGGCGGACCTGGTGGCGGAGGCCGAGGAGATGCTGGGCCGGGTGGCCCTGGCCCAGGGTGAGCCCGAACGGGCCGTGCCGCTGCTCGCGGCGTCCGCCGCCCGGGCTGCCCTGGCGGGTCGGCCGTGGCAGGCCGTGGATGCTCTGGTGCTGCGGGCCGGGGTGCTGATGACGCTGGAGCGGCCCGAGGAGGCGGAGGCCGCCGCGCGCTCCGCCCTGGAGCACGCCGCCGAAGTGACCGATGCCGAGGCGCAGGGCGTCGTGCGGCTGACCCTCGCGGACATCCTGCTGCGGCGTGGCGACGCTGCCGCGGAGAGCGCCGGGCACGCGCTGGCCGCAGCCCACTGGTTCGACCAGGCGGGGCTCACGGCCGACGGCGGTGCGCACGCCCGGCTGCTGCTGGCCCGGGCCTACGCGGGGGACGGCCGGAGCGCGGAGGCCGCGGAGGTCCTGCAGTCCGCGCTGGCGGATCTGCTGGAGCACGGCGACCAGCAGGCGGTGTCCGTACGGGAGTTCCTGGGGGATCTGCTGCGCCGGCTGAACGAGCCCCGGCCGGCGGCGGAGCAGTACCTGCTGGCGGCGGAGGTCGCCGAGGGCTGGGAGGATCCGCGTCCGCAGGCGGAGCTCGCGCATTCGGCCGCCGACACCCTGAACGACGCGGGACTGGCCGTGGAGGCGGCCGCCGCGTACGAGCGGGCCCTGGAGCTGCACCGGCTGACCGGCGAGGTCGCGGTCGCCGAGGTGCGGATCCTGCGCTCCCTGGCCTGGCTGGGGCTGCGCGAGGAAGTGACCGCCCCGGCGGTGTCGGGGGCCCGGAAGCGGCTGGAGGAGGCCGCCGACGTGCTGGAGGCGGCCCTGGCCGCGGATCCCGCAGCCCCTGAGCTGCGGTCCGAGCTCGCCCAGACCTGGCACCAGCTGGCGCAGGTACTCGACCGCCACGTCAACGCGAACGAGCAGTCCTACGAGATCACCGACGAGGACGAGGAGAACGACACGGGCGACGGGCGCGACGGGGGCGACGAGGTTCAGGACCTCGCCGGCCCCGAGGCGGAGCCGGCCGCCGGGCTGAGCCCCGCAGAGGTCGACGGTCTGCGCCTGGAGGAGATCGAGCTGTGGGACCGGGCCGCCCGGGTCTACGCCGAGCTCGGCCCCGACCATCTGCGCGACCGGTTCCAGTGCCTGAACAACGCGGCCTGGACCGAGCAGGAGCGGGGAGACGCGGAGGCGGGCGCCGCGCGCGTCACCGCGCTGATCGACGAGGCCCGGGAGCTGCCCCAGGACACGGTGCCGGACTGGCTCCTGCCGTCCGCGGAACGCCTGCTCGCGCAGTTGACCGACAGCCTGTAG
- a CDS encoding MerR family transcriptional regulator gives MSDQAVAEYRIEDLAHHSGATVRTIRAYQDRGLLPKPERRGRSNVYRDTHLARLRQIADLLDRGYTLASIKELLEAWDAGRGLGGVLGLVAEVHGPWTDEEAARISREELNERFGGRPDDDAVDEACELGVLERIAGRPDQFLVPSPQELAVAAELYAAGVPLAAITGHLRELRGQVEHIASRFLEFTTEHVFARYLGQVPPTDADAAEAATMVRRLRPLAQQTVDAELARAMRLFATRHLQRHLGSPPAPGPTGPSPVALPAGTVRAVQDLVGADHVAEFVRAATERELQARTMNDLARRGER, from the coding sequence TTGTCCGATCAGGCGGTAGCCGAGTACCGGATCGAGGATCTGGCACACCACAGCGGGGCGACGGTGCGCACGATCCGGGCGTACCAGGACCGTGGCCTGCTGCCGAAACCGGAACGGCGGGGCCGTTCCAACGTCTACCGGGACACGCATCTCGCGCGGCTGCGCCAGATCGCGGACCTGCTGGACCGCGGATACACCCTGGCCTCGATCAAGGAACTCCTGGAGGCCTGGGACGCGGGGCGTGGTCTGGGCGGCGTACTCGGGCTGGTCGCCGAGGTGCACGGGCCGTGGACCGACGAGGAGGCGGCCCGGATCAGCCGGGAGGAGCTGAACGAGCGGTTCGGCGGCCGGCCGGACGACGACGCCGTGGACGAGGCGTGCGAGCTCGGGGTGCTGGAGCGGATCGCGGGGCGTCCGGACCAGTTCCTCGTACCCTCCCCGCAGGAGCTGGCCGTGGCCGCCGAGCTGTACGCGGCCGGGGTGCCGCTGGCGGCGATCACCGGGCATCTGCGAGAGCTGCGGGGGCAGGTGGAGCACATCGCGTCGCGGTTCCTCGAGTTCACCACCGAGCACGTCTTCGCGCGCTACCTGGGGCAGGTGCCGCCGACGGACGCGGACGCGGCGGAGGCGGCGACGATGGTGCGGCGGCTGCGGCCCCTGGCCCAGCAGACCGTGGACGCGGAGCTGGCACGGGCGATGCGGCTCTTCGCGACCCGGCACCTCCAGCGGCACCTGGGGTCACCCCCCGCACCGGGTCCGACAGGGCCCTCGCCGGTGGCACTGCCGGCCGGAACGGTACGGGCGGTACAGGACCTGGTGGGTGCCGACCACGTGGCGGAGTTCGTCCGGGCCGCTACGGAGCGGGAGCTCCAGGCCCGGACGATGAACGATCTGGCGCGCCGGGGCGAGCGGTGA
- a CDS encoding RNA 2'-phosphotransferase: protein MDERRTVKVSKYVSKHLRHQPERIGLVLDPHGWVEIDDLLRAAAEHGFHFSRADLDHVVAANDKQRFAVEGSRIRASQGHTVDVDLDLPEAEPPAYLYHGTVAPALESIRAEGLRPMARHHVHLSPDRETATRVGARRGRPVVLSVDAGAMRAAGHVFRISANGVWLVDAVPPQFLRFQ from the coding sequence ATGGATGAAAGACGCACCGTGAAAGTGTCGAAGTACGTCTCGAAACACCTGCGACACCAGCCGGAACGGATCGGACTGGTGCTCGATCCCCACGGCTGGGTGGAGATCGACGACCTGCTGCGCGCGGCCGCCGAGCACGGCTTCCACTTCAGCCGGGCCGATCTCGACCATGTCGTCGCCGCCAACGACAAGCAGCGGTTCGCCGTCGAAGGCAGCCGGATCCGGGCCAGCCAGGGGCACACCGTCGACGTGGACCTGGACCTGCCCGAAGCCGAACCGCCCGCGTACCTCTACCACGGCACCGTCGCCCCCGCCCTGGAGTCGATCCGCGCCGAGGGCCTGCGCCCGATGGCCCGCCACCATGTGCACCTGTCGCCCGACCGGGAGACCGCCACCCGGGTCGGCGCGCGACGCGGCCGTCCCGTCGTGCTCAGCGTGGACGCCGGGGCGATGCGGGCGGCGGGACACGTCTTCCGGATCAGCGCCAACGGAGTGTGGCTGGTGGACGCCGTACCGCCGCAGTTCCTGCGCTTCCAGTAG
- a CDS encoding HSP90 family protein, whose protein sequence is MTSTSTHPSTPSSTPHSFQVDLRGLVDLLSHHLYSSPRVYVRELLQNAVDAITARHALDPAAEVHIRLSASGGRVTIEDSGIGLTAAEAHSLLATIGRSSKRGGEGADLNEQGLEATRQEFLGQFGIGLLACFVVARQIRVVTRSARDPQAAPVEWLATDDGSYTVRELPDEARPEPGTTVVLEARPGAAEWALPAKVEELARDYGSLLPYDITFDDGEGGEPRPVTDRPAVWDRSFPTPAARRVALAGHCAQLFGFTPLDSIDLDLPVAGVRGVAYVLPEPTSPAHRTGHRVHLKGMLLTDRADNLLPDWAFFVRAVLDTDTLRPTASRENLYDDETLAAVREALGARVRGWLAELAASDPERLAAFLQVHHLGVKSMARHDSELLGLMLPWLPFETSDGSMSIQEFAAAHTDIHFTRTVEEFRQIAPIAAAHGLGVINAGYTYDADLLALLPAVRPELKVTELDAGAVTERLDPVPTAAELALAPFLATARTRLEAQGCDVVLRAFQPVAVPALYLDDRQARQERDRTAALESADSLWSGILGALRGSAPRARLVLNHNNPLIRRIAAIPDEALAGTAVESLYGQALLMSQRPLRPADSTLLNRAFLGLLEWATHSTDGRDAQEGQK, encoded by the coding sequence ATGACGTCCACGTCCACACACCCGTCCACGCCCTCGTCGACGCCCCACAGCTTCCAGGTCGATCTGCGCGGCCTGGTGGACCTCCTCTCCCACCACCTCTACTCCAGCCCGCGCGTCTACGTCCGCGAGCTCCTGCAGAACGCGGTGGACGCGATCACCGCGCGCCACGCCCTCGACCCGGCGGCGGAGGTACACATCCGGCTCTCGGCGTCCGGTGGCCGCGTGACCATCGAGGACAGCGGCATCGGCCTGACCGCGGCCGAAGCCCACTCCCTACTCGCCACCATCGGCCGTAGCTCCAAGCGGGGCGGCGAAGGCGCCGACCTCAACGAGCAGGGCCTGGAAGCGACCCGCCAGGAGTTCCTCGGCCAGTTCGGCATCGGCCTGCTCGCGTGCTTCGTGGTGGCCCGCCAGATCCGGGTCGTCACCCGCTCCGCCCGCGACCCCCAGGCCGCACCCGTCGAATGGCTGGCCACCGACGACGGTTCGTACACCGTCCGCGAACTGCCGGACGAGGCACGTCCGGAGCCCGGCACCACCGTCGTACTGGAAGCCCGCCCAGGCGCTGCGGAATGGGCCCTCCCGGCCAAGGTCGAGGAACTGGCCCGTGACTACGGCTCCCTGCTGCCGTACGACATCACCTTCGACGACGGAGAGGGCGGCGAGCCGCGCCCCGTCACCGACCGGCCCGCCGTGTGGGACCGCTCCTTCCCCACCCCGGCCGCCCGTCGCGTCGCGCTCGCCGGGCACTGCGCGCAGCTCTTCGGTTTCACCCCGCTCGACAGCATCGACCTCGACCTGCCGGTCGCCGGCGTACGCGGAGTCGCGTACGTCCTTCCCGAACCGACCAGCCCCGCCCACCGGACCGGACACCGCGTCCACCTCAAGGGCATGCTGCTGACCGACCGGGCCGACAACCTGCTGCCCGACTGGGCGTTCTTCGTCCGCGCCGTCCTCGACACGGACACCCTGCGCCCCACCGCCTCCCGCGAGAACCTGTACGACGACGAAACCCTCGCCGCCGTACGGGAGGCGCTCGGCGCCCGTGTCCGCGGCTGGCTCGCCGAGCTCGCGGCGAGCGATCCGGAACGCCTGGCCGCCTTCCTGCAGGTCCACCACCTCGGTGTGAAGTCCATGGCCCGGCACGACTCCGAGCTGCTCGGGCTGATGCTGCCGTGGCTGCCGTTCGAGACCAGCGACGGCTCGATGAGCATCCAGGAGTTCGCGGCCGCCCACACGGACATCCACTTCACCCGTACCGTCGAGGAGTTCCGGCAGATCGCGCCGATCGCCGCGGCCCACGGGCTCGGCGTCATCAACGCCGGATACACCTACGACGCGGACCTGCTGGCCCTGCTGCCCGCCGTGCGGCCGGAGCTCAAGGTCACCGAACTCGACGCCGGAGCCGTCACCGAGCGGCTGGACCCGGTGCCGACCGCAGCCGAACTGGCGCTCGCCCCCTTCCTGGCCACCGCGCGCACCCGCCTGGAAGCCCAGGGCTGCGACGTGGTGCTGCGCGCCTTCCAGCCCGTCGCCGTGCCCGCGCTGTACCTCGACGACCGGCAGGCCCGCCAGGAACGCGACCGCACGGCAGCGCTGGAGAGCGCCGACTCCCTGTGGAGCGGCATCCTCGGCGCACTGCGCGGCTCCGCGCCGCGCGCCCGTCTGGTCCTGAACCACAACAACCCGCTCATCCGCCGGATCGCCGCGATTCCCGACGAGGCGCTGGCCGGTACCGCCGTCGAATCGCTCTACGGGCAGGCCCTGCTGATGTCCCAGCGACCGCTGCGCCCCGCCGACTCCACCCTGCTCAACCGGGCCTTCCTCGGACTCCTGGAATGGGCGACCCACTCCACCGACGGCCGCGACGCCCAGGAGGGCCAGAAGTGA